AGTTTGGCGGCGCCGGCCTGCAAGCCACCGAAATGATCAGCGCCCGCGGGTTCGTCTCGCTGGAGAAGCACGAGCAGGAATTGCCCGACCGCCTGTGGGGCGTGGCCGACGAACCGCGACCGTTGGCCGTGCAGATCTGGGACAACGACCCGGCGATTCTCGCCGAGGTCGGCGCCGAACTCGCGCACGAGTTTCGCGTCAGCGTGGTCGACATCAACTTCGGCTGCCCTGTGAAGCAAGTCACCGAAAAAGCGCACAGCGGATCGTATCTGCTCAAGCATCCTGATCGGGTCGCGGCGATCG
This window of the Pirellulales bacterium genome carries:
- a CDS encoding tRNA-dihydrouridine synthase family protein; translation: MSTAPPLSEPLPQVKPLHIGPVVVDPPVLQAPMAGFTNYAYRQIVRQFGGAGLQATEMISARGFVSLEKHEQELPDRLWGVADEPRPLAVQIWDNDPAILAEVGAELAHEFRVSVVDINFGCPVKQVTEKAHSGSYLLKHPDRVAAI